The Bombus terrestris chromosome 9, iyBomTerr1.2, whole genome shotgun sequence genome contains a region encoding:
- the LOC100646914 gene encoding circadian clock-controlled protein daywake: MSFHTVRAVVIALCAVAIVAGDYQLPATVKTCKRDSDDFSSCLRLAIQEAWPTFVSGLPEFDIPILDPYYTESHSMEFESGQHGGKMLATDIRTYGLAKARFLSVKPEMVDDLFRLEIDVEIPKILIDGNYKAEGYLASFRVGGKGFFNISMEDLRVTWDISGHVVNDIWVVEHFKLSPTVGDMKIWFSDLFNGNNELNRAALVFINEYWPLIYRAILPKLTESWDTYLTEFTNRFFSKIPFSTVFP; encoded by the exons ATGTCGTTCCACACCGTTCGTGCAGTTGTCATCGCGTTATGCGCTGTCGCTATCGTCGCTGGGGATTATCAGCTCC CTGCAACTGTGAAAACCTGCAAAAGAGATTCCGATGACTTCTCATCTTGTTTGAGGCTAGCTATACAAGAAGCATGGCCCACGTTCGTTTCAG GATTGCCAGAGTTCGACATACCCATTTTGGATCCTTATTACACCGAGTCTCATTCCATGGAATTCGAAAGTGGCCAGCATGGTGGAAAAATGCTTGCCACGGACATTCGAACATACGGTCTTGCCAAAGCACGTTTCTTATCTGTGAAACCGGAGATGGTAGACGATCTCTTCCGTTTGGAAATCGACGTTGAGATACCAAAGATTTTAATCGATGGCAATTACAAAGCCGAGGGTTACCTGGCATCTTTTAGAGTGGGTGGAAAAG GTTTCTTCAACATTAGCATGGAGGACCTCAGAGTCACATGGGACATCTCTGGTCACGTAGTAAACGATATATGGGTTGTGGAACACTTCAAACTATCGCCTACAGTTGGAGATATGAAGATCTGGTTCAGTGATCTCTTCAATGGAAACAATGAACTGA ATCGAGCTGCTCTCGTCTTCATCAACGAATACTGGCCTCTAATATACCGAGCTATATTGCCAAAATTGACGGAATCTTGGGACACGTATCTCACCGAATTCACCAATCGTTTCTTCTCGAAGATACCTTTCTCAACTGTGTTTCCTTGA